A part of Chitinimonas koreensis genomic DNA contains:
- the aroB gene encoding 3-dehydroquinate synthase yields MPVVHVDLERAPYDIVIGRRLIDAGELIAKHLPQPRIVIVTNQTIARIWLAPLQKTLQDQAIKVQEIILPDGEQYKNWEVLSGILDQLFEFNCERKTTLIALGGGVVGDITGFAASIYQRGMPFIQVPTTLLAQVDSSVGGKTAVNHARGKNMIGAFYQPQLVVADLATLDTLPAREYSAGLAEVIKYGLIDNLPFFEWLEANIDALIRRDPEALAYAVEQSCASKARIVAADEREQDSRALLNLGHTFGHAIEAGLGYGTWLHGEAVAAGMIVAARVSQVLGNLSAGDVGRIESLIERAGLPVQAPQLGFERWMDLMSLDKKVADGRIRFVLMRRLGESYLGYLGDEQLRTVLA; encoded by the coding sequence ATGCCAGTAGTTCATGTTGATTTGGAGCGGGCGCCATACGATATCGTCATCGGCCGCCGCTTGATCGATGCCGGCGAATTGATCGCCAAGCATCTGCCGCAACCACGAATCGTCATCGTGACCAATCAGACGATTGCTCGAATCTGGTTGGCGCCATTGCAAAAGACTTTGCAGGATCAGGCGATCAAGGTTCAGGAAATCATTCTCCCGGATGGTGAGCAATATAAGAACTGGGAAGTCCTGAGCGGCATTCTGGATCAATTGTTCGAATTCAATTGCGAGCGCAAGACCACCTTGATCGCCCTCGGCGGCGGAGTGGTCGGCGACATCACCGGTTTCGCCGCATCCATCTATCAGCGCGGCATGCCCTTCATCCAGGTTCCGACCACCTTGCTGGCGCAGGTGGATTCTTCGGTCGGCGGCAAGACCGCGGTGAACCATGCGCGCGGCAAGAACATGATCGGCGCCTTCTACCAGCCGCAGCTGGTCGTCGCCGACCTGGCCACGCTCGATACGCTGCCGGCGCGCGAATATTCGGCCGGCCTTGCCGAAGTCATCAAATACGGCCTGATCGATAACCTGCCGTTCTTCGAATGGCTCGAGGCGAATATCGATGCATTGATCCGGCGCGACCCCGAAGCGCTCGCCTATGCCGTCGAGCAGTCGTGCGCGAGCAAGGCCAGGATCGTGGCGGCGGACGAGCGGGAGCAGGATAGCCGTGCCTTGCTGAATCTCGGCCATACATTCGGCCACGCCATCGAGGCGGGCCTCGGCTACGGTACCTGGCTGCACGGCGAGGCGGTCGCCGCCGGCATGATCGTGGCGGCGCGCGTTTCGCAGGTGCTGGGCAATCTGTCCGCCGGGGACGTCGGCCGTATCGAATCCCTGATCGAGCGCGCCGGCCTGCCGGTGCAGGCGCCGCAGCTGGGCTTCGAGCGCTGGATGGACCTGATGTCGCTCGACAAGAAGGTCGCCGATGGCCGCATCCGTTTCGTGCTGATGCGCCGCCTCGGCGAATCCTATCTCGGCTACCTGGGCGACGAGCAACTGCGCACGGTGCTGGCTTGA
- the aroK gene encoding shikimate kinase AroK: MPGMNLPGSFFLVGLMGAGKTTIGRALARSTGKAFYDSDHEIEARTGVRIPVIFEIEGEPGFRAREVETIRELTSHENIVLATGGGAVLSPEVRSVLSSRGYVIYLRAPVEELYQRTKNDKNRPLLQLADPRAKLEALYAVRDPLYREVADIVIDTSRQNANHLAQSILAELIRRHASSSC; encoded by the coding sequence ATGCCCGGCATGAATTTGCCGGGCAGTTTTTTTTTAGTGGGCTTGATGGGAGCGGGGAAGACCACGATCGGTCGCGCCTTGGCGCGTTCCACCGGCAAGGCTTTCTACGATTCCGATCATGAGATCGAAGCCAGGACCGGGGTCCGTATTCCGGTGATCTTCGAGATCGAGGGCGAGCCGGGTTTCCGCGCGCGGGAGGTCGAGACGATCCGTGAGCTGACCTCGCACGAGAATATCGTGCTGGCGACCGGCGGTGGGGCGGTATTGAGTCCGGAAGTGCGTAGCGTGCTGTCGTCGCGCGGCTATGTGATCTACCTGCGGGCGCCGGTCGAGGAGCTCTACCAGCGCACCAAGAACGACAAGAACCGTCCGTTGCTGCAGCTGGCCGATCCGCGCGCCAAGCTGGAAGCACTCTATGCCGTGCGCGACCCGCTCTACCGAGAAGTGGCGGATATCGTGATCGACACCAGCCGGCAAAATGCCAATCATCTTGCCCAATCCATTCTTGCAGAGTTGATTCGCCGTCATGCCAGTAGTTCATGTTGA